A window of the Aeromicrobium phoceense genome harbors these coding sequences:
- a CDS encoding AI-2E family transporter yields MTETRIRDRAVMIDQGFVVLQRWGLRIIVVAAALYVLGWGVGRTWMIWFPVSLAILFATVLGPPTKRLRDQGVPAAAAAGVVMLAFLAALGFLFSILIPQLVEEAPEIADRAAKGVGEVQDWLVNGPLPIEAGQISNALNSVEDWLRNSAGDISSGVLSTIGVATNVVLNTVLVLILTFLFIKDGHRFLPWVERLGGHRVGGHLREMLYRAWNTLGGFIRTQALVSFIDAVLIGAALAIVGQPLWVPLAVITFIGGFIPIVGAFASGAIAVLVTLVTNSPRDALIILAVIVAVQQLEGNVLSPMLQGKSMNLHPAVVLMAVTAGGSIFGITGAFLAVPVTATIAEILRYANERIDASLTAGGDPVAALTAPTVADVDADASAAQGRDT; encoded by the coding sequence GTGACAGAGACACGCATCCGCGACCGCGCCGTGATGATCGACCAGGGCTTCGTCGTGCTCCAGCGCTGGGGCCTGCGCATCATCGTCGTCGCGGCCGCGCTGTACGTGCTCGGCTGGGGCGTCGGCCGCACCTGGATGATCTGGTTCCCGGTGTCGCTGGCGATCCTGTTCGCCACCGTGCTCGGCCCGCCGACCAAGCGCCTGCGTGACCAGGGTGTCCCCGCGGCCGCCGCGGCCGGCGTGGTGATGCTCGCGTTCCTCGCGGCGCTCGGCTTCCTGTTCTCGATCCTCATCCCCCAGCTGGTGGAGGAGGCGCCCGAGATCGCCGATCGTGCGGCCAAGGGCGTCGGCGAGGTCCAGGACTGGCTCGTCAACGGGCCGCTGCCCATCGAGGCGGGACAGATCTCGAACGCCCTCAACTCGGTCGAGGACTGGCTGCGCAACAGCGCCGGCGACATCAGCAGCGGCGTGCTGTCCACGATCGGCGTGGCCACCAACGTGGTCCTCAACACGGTGCTCGTGCTGATCCTGACCTTCCTGTTCATCAAGGACGGCCACCGCTTCCTGCCGTGGGTCGAGCGCCTCGGCGGCCACCGCGTCGGCGGCCACCTGCGCGAGATGCTCTACCGGGCCTGGAACACCCTCGGCGGCTTCATCCGCACGCAGGCGCTCGTGTCGTTCATCGACGCCGTGCTGATCGGCGCCGCGCTGGCGATCGTGGGCCAGCCGCTGTGGGTGCCGCTCGCCGTCATCACCTTCATCGGCGGGTTCATCCCGATCGTCGGTGCGTTCGCCAGTGGCGCGATCGCGGTACTCGTGACCCTGGTGACCAACTCCCCCCGGGACGCCCTCATCATCCTGGCCGTGATCGTCGCCGTGCAGCAGCTCGAGGGCAACGTGCTCTCGCCGATGCTGCAGGGCAAGAGCATGAACCTGCACCCGGCCGTCGTGCTGATGGCCGTCACCGCCGGTGGCTCGATCTTCGGGATCACGGGCGCGTTCCTCGCGGTGCCCGTCACGGCCACGATCGCCGAGATCCTGCGCTACGCCAACGAGCGGATCGACGCGTCGCTGACCGCCGGGGGTGATCCCGTGGCGGCGCTCACGGCACCCACCGTCGCGGACGTCGACGCCGACGCGTCGGCGGCACAGGGCCGCGACACCTGA